The Sedimentisphaera salicampi genome includes a region encoding these proteins:
- the acpS gene encoding holo-ACP synthase: protein MIKLLNGIDLVEISRIKDMLEKHGEHFRRRVFTETEIKLAGDNRKTPEKLAGRFAAKEAVFKLLGTGLRGGMSWKDVETDADSLGRPVVNLYGQTAVRADQMRLTSISLSISHTSQIAAAYAVAGIEI, encoded by the coding sequence TTGATTAAGCTCTTGAACGGGATTGATCTTGTAGAAATTTCTCGAATAAAAGATATGCTTGAAAAACACGGCGAGCATTTCCGCAGGCGGGTTTTCACGGAAACAGAAATCAAACTTGCTGGAGACAACCGCAAAACTCCGGAAAAGCTTGCTGGAAGATTTGCCGCAAAGGAGGCGGTTTTCAAACTCCTCGGCACCGGGCTCCGCGGCGGTATGAGCTGGAAAGACGTGGAAACAGATGCGGACAGCTTAGGTCGGCCTGTAGTGAATCTCTACGGCCAAACTGCAGTTAGAGCAGACCAAATGCGTCTCACCAGTATATCCCTGAGCATATCTCATACCTCCCAGATAGCCGCCGCCTACGCAGTTGCGGGAATTGAAATTTGA
- a CDS encoding peptidyl-prolyl cis-trans isomerase, giving the protein MKTFAFILAAAIFLNGCGGNKEKAYTDAEIAKYQELAKRPVPEPTGGMVLSVKDQTISSELIISKLVSLSGQIKASSYQQYKQQVYPYVRQFVTEQISDILIYEKAAGKVPEEVLEEDGMLDKAVDKEVRRMLAESDYDYSKIQSQLAESGYHWKTFKEDKRRKMLIQNYFTAEFEKSDSVTFKEIEKFYENNKEDKFKVEPEYKFTLIHVPESEENAEKKASLAKLAIEGEMSFADAVEKFSGGIKASQGGKWETSDPSSFAQPYNVLAEELKKLEEGEISEVIENNGNFFVVKLDKKQEAGYQKLSEVQDEIEKFIRMKRRSEKMNNILKELFEQAKISEANGFIEFCIRQAYVRSTEG; this is encoded by the coding sequence ATGAAAACATTTGCATTTATCCTTGCTGCCGCAATTTTCCTGAACGGATGTGGAGGAAATAAGGAAAAAGCCTATACAGACGCAGAGATTGCAAAATATCAGGAGCTCGCCAAAAGACCCGTACCAGAGCCCACAGGCGGGATGGTGCTTTCTGTAAAAGATCAGACCATTTCCTCCGAGCTTATTATTTCAAAGCTTGTTTCGCTTTCCGGCCAGATCAAAGCTTCCAGCTATCAGCAGTACAAGCAGCAGGTTTACCCGTATGTCCGCCAGTTCGTTACAGAGCAGATATCCGATATACTCATCTATGAAAAAGCAGCGGGTAAGGTGCCGGAGGAAGTGCTGGAGGAAGACGGTATGCTGGATAAGGCTGTGGACAAGGAGGTTCGAAGGATGCTTGCCGAGTCAGACTACGATTATTCAAAGATCCAGTCTCAGCTGGCTGAGTCCGGCTACCACTGGAAGACATTCAAAGAAGATAAAAGAAGAAAAATGCTCATCCAAAACTATTTCACTGCTGAATTTGAAAAGAGCGATTCGGTAACTTTCAAGGAGATTGAAAAGTTCTACGAAAATAATAAGGAAGACAAATTTAAGGTTGAGCCCGAATATAAATTTACTCTCATTCATGTGCCTGAATCTGAGGAAAACGCTGAGAAAAAGGCGTCTTTAGCCAAACTTGCAATAGAAGGGGAGATGAGCTTTGCAGATGCGGTCGAAAAATTCTCCGGAGGCATCAAAGCTTCTCAGGGAGGCAAATGGGAAACTTCAGATCCTTCATCCTTCGCGCAGCCATACAATGTTCTCGCTGAGGAGCTGAAAAAGCTCGAAGAAGGGGAAATATCTGAAGTGATTGAGAATAACGGAAACTTCTTTGTTGTTAAGCTTGATAAAAAGCAGGAAGCCGGCTACCAAAAACTTTCAGAAGTGCAGGACGAGATAGAAAAATTCATAAGAATGAAACGCCGCTCTGAAAAAATGAACAATATTCTGAAAGAGCTCTTCGAGCAGGCAAAAATAAGCGAAGCAAACGGGTTTATTGAATTCTGCATCCGTCAAGCGTATGTAAGGAGCACCGAAGGTTGA
- a CDS encoding peptidylprolyl isomerase, whose product MNKDTVLLKTSLGDIKLRLNFESAPVTAGNFAEYVEEGFFDGTIFHRVIKGFMVQGGGFTPDMKQKRAKAPIKLESDNGLKNKRGAVSMARTSDPDSASSQFFINHADNDFLNYAPGNPGYASFGEVIEGMDVVDKIAELETGRKGFHDDVPLQTVTLETACFV is encoded by the coding sequence ATGAACAAAGATACCGTTTTATTGAAAACCAGTCTTGGTGATATCAAGCTGCGTTTGAACTTTGAGAGTGCACCTGTAACAGCGGGAAATTTCGCCGAGTACGTTGAAGAGGGTTTTTTCGACGGCACAATCTTTCACCGCGTTATTAAGGGCTTTATGGTGCAGGGAGGCGGATTTACGCCGGATATGAAACAGAAACGGGCCAAAGCCCCTATAAAGCTGGAATCAGACAACGGACTGAAGAACAAAAGAGGGGCGGTGTCTATGGCACGCACGTCAGACCCGGACAGCGCTTCATCACAGTTCTTCATTAACCACGCAGACAACGATTTCCTTAATTATGCCCCGGGCAATCCCGGCTATGCCTCTTTCGGCGAAGTTATAGAAGGAATGGATGTGGTTGATAAAATAGCAGAGCTGGAGACCGGCAGAAAAGGCTTCCATGATGATGTACCTTTGCAGACGGTTACTCTTGAAACTGCCTGTTTTGTTTGA
- the trxA gene encoding thioredoxin has protein sequence MSENTIALTDQEFDEVVNGSDMPVLVDFWAPWCGPCKMLGPIIDEIAEEYKGKAKVCKVDTDQSREAAMKFNISSIPTVILFKEGQVQKQWVGLVSKDDVTDVLDSLV, from the coding sequence ATGAGCGAAAATACTATTGCGCTTACTGACCAGGAATTTGATGAAGTAGTTAATGGTTCGGATATGCCCGTGCTGGTGGATTTCTGGGCGCCTTGGTGTGGACCCTGTAAAATGCTCGGGCCGATTATTGATGAAATCGCAGAGGAATACAAAGGCAAGGCAAAGGTATGCAAAGTGGATACCGACCAGAGCAGAGAAGCTGCGATGAAATTCAACATCTCTTCTATACCTACTGTCATCCTCTTCAAGGAGGGGCAGGTGCAGAAGCAGTGGGTTGGGCTTGTCTCGAAAGACGATGTAACCGACGTGCTCGATTCGCTCGTCTGA
- a CDS encoding response regulator produces the protein MEKQKILVVEDEADVRELLCYNLRANGFEVETCGDGRLAMDKIEEWKPNLVLLDLMLPGLDGFSVCRKLKNESQTSGIRVIMLTARGDEADIVTGLELGADDYITKPFSPKVLIARINAVLRRPGRTSGTGEKDSGLLKVHEIEIDTRKYQVSVSGKPCKLTSTEFRLLCFLAARPGWVFTRYQIVDAVHGADYPVTDRSVDVQVVGLRKKLGEAGKYIETVRGVGYRFIE, from the coding sequence ATGGAAAAACAAAAGATTCTGGTAGTAGAAGATGAGGCTGATGTAAGAGAGCTGCTTTGTTACAATCTCAGGGCAAACGGATTTGAGGTTGAGACTTGCGGAGACGGCAGGCTGGCGATGGATAAAATTGAAGAATGGAAGCCGAATTTGGTACTTCTTGATTTAATGCTCCCCGGGCTGGACGGCTTCTCAGTATGCCGCAAACTCAAGAATGAATCTCAAACTTCCGGCATCAGGGTGATTATGCTCACAGCAAGAGGCGACGAGGCAGATATAGTTACCGGGCTGGAGCTCGGGGCTGATGACTATATAACAAAGCCCTTCAGTCCTAAGGTGCTTATAGCGAGGATAAATGCAGTACTTCGAAGGCCGGGGAGAACCTCTGGAACCGGGGAAAAGGATTCAGGCCTCTTAAAGGTGCATGAGATTGAGATTGACACGAGGAAATATCAGGTTTCGGTTTCAGGTAAGCCCTGCAAACTTACTTCTACAGAATTCCGCCTTCTCTGCTTTCTTGCAGCAAGGCCGGGATGGGTATTTACTCGATACCAGATTGTTGACGCCGTACACGGGGCAGACTATCCCGTAACAGACCGCTCGGTTGATGTACAGGTAGTAGGGCTCAGGAAAAAACTTGGAGAAGCAGGGAAATATATAGAAACCGTACGCGGCGTTGGATACAGATTTATAGAATAA
- a CDS encoding ATP-binding protein codes for MKKKSIFWRFFRTVLAVVFLSLLFCFISLEKSVSQVSAEFSKKNLSNAASLAEKVLQSAVENLDYEKMESICITLGNKTDLRFTIINRQGNVLADSSTTPSGLKNYSDNPHFIQAIENRKQKEEIYTPENEEPMCIYTAVETSNNESFILKCCRRQSLSSQYSAIIASAMLKISGVSLLIAAISSAFLANVTIRPLIKMRKGVIDFAEGKLDKKLEIPETHEMGSLAKSLNNMARELDKKIAQITEQQASQEAILTSMVEAVVALSNKKDIIMANKAAVELFGLQEGYIGNYYANLIRNTDFQTAIENTTKEGSSKREIVLMRNNNEFILHLQGTVLKNPSGETIGSLYVLNDVTEIKRLEAIRKDFVANVSHELKTPVTSIKGFAEMLEDGGISSPEDQAKFIGIIARQTQRLEAIIEDLLSISKLEQKGDQLRVDIEPADIRDIVISAMQLCEKRASQKNISIELTSSGDIHIPVNPNLLEQAVMNLVDNAVKYSSENTEVHITIVQDSDETRIAVQDHGCGIPKSEQERLFERFYRVDKGRSRELGGTGLGLSIVKHIVSTVHGGRITLESTLNKGSTFTIHLPKNSKNT; via the coding sequence ATGAAGAAAAAAAGCATCTTTTGGCGGTTCTTCCGCACTGTTTTAGCAGTAGTTTTTCTATCATTATTATTTTGTTTCATTTCCCTTGAAAAATCCGTCAGCCAAGTTTCAGCAGAATTCAGCAAGAAAAACCTTTCAAACGCAGCATCTCTGGCAGAAAAAGTTCTCCAAAGCGCAGTTGAAAACCTTGATTATGAAAAAATGGAGAGCATTTGCATAACCTTAGGCAATAAAACAGATCTTAGATTTACAATAATCAACCGTCAGGGAAACGTGCTTGCAGACAGCAGTACTACCCCCTCAGGCCTTAAAAACTATTCAGATAATCCCCATTTTATTCAAGCTATTGAAAACCGGAAGCAAAAAGAAGAAATTTACACACCCGAAAATGAAGAACCGATGTGCATCTATACTGCCGTTGAGACCTCGAATAACGAAAGTTTTATACTAAAATGCTGCCGCAGGCAAAGCCTCTCCTCGCAGTACTCTGCAATTATCGCCTCTGCTATGCTTAAAATATCAGGCGTTTCCCTTCTTATAGCAGCAATTTCATCTGCTTTTCTTGCTAACGTAACAATAAGACCACTGATAAAAATGAGAAAAGGCGTGATAGATTTTGCCGAGGGCAAGCTCGATAAAAAACTCGAAATACCGGAAACCCACGAGATGGGAAGTCTTGCAAAGAGCCTCAACAATATGGCAAGAGAGCTCGACAAAAAGATCGCCCAAATCACAGAACAGCAGGCGAGCCAGGAGGCGATTCTTACAAGTATGGTTGAGGCGGTTGTCGCTCTGAGCAACAAAAAGGATATTATAATGGCCAACAAGGCTGCTGTGGAACTTTTCGGCCTTCAGGAAGGTTATATCGGCAATTACTATGCCAATCTTATTCGTAACACAGATTTTCAGACGGCAATAGAAAACACCACAAAAGAGGGCTCATCGAAAAGAGAAATCGTTTTGATGAGAAACAACAATGAATTCATACTCCACCTTCAGGGAACTGTGCTGAAAAACCCTTCCGGAGAAACTATCGGTTCTCTCTACGTTCTCAACGATGTAACAGAAATCAAAAGGCTTGAGGCAATAAGAAAAGATTTTGTGGCTAACGTTTCACACGAGCTGAAAACCCCTGTAACCTCAATTAAGGGCTTTGCTGAGATGCTTGAAGACGGCGGAATAAGCAGCCCCGAGGATCAGGCGAAATTCATAGGCATAATAGCTCGCCAAACGCAGAGGCTCGAGGCTATAATAGAAGACCTTCTTTCCATCTCCAAACTCGAACAAAAAGGTGATCAGCTCAGGGTTGATATTGAGCCTGCTGATATTAGGGATATCGTGATTTCGGCAATGCAGCTGTGCGAAAAAAGGGCATCACAAAAAAACATCTCCATAGAACTGACATCAAGCGGGGACATCCATATTCCCGTTAATCCAAACCTTCTGGAGCAGGCTGTAATGAATCTGGTGGATAATGCAGTAAAATACAGCAGCGAGAATACAGAGGTTCATATAACAATTGTGCAGGACAGTGATGAGACCAGAATAGCCGTACAAGACCACGGCTGCGGAATCCCGAAAAGCGAGCAGGAACGTTTATTCGAACGTTTTTACCGCGTGGATAAAGGGCGAAGCAGAGAATTAGGCGGAACTGGACTTGGTCTTTCAATCGTAAAGCATATCGTCTCCACCGTACACGGGGGCAGGATTACTCTCGAAAGCACGCTCAACAAGGGAAGCACTTTCACCATACATCTGCCTAAAAATTCAAAAAATACGTAA
- a CDS encoding NPCBM/NEW2 domain-containing protein, whose protein sequence is MKKTLMFLLLSAAVCFGGKIFLSDLDISNTRQGWGEPMKDKSVNGNPIKINGKTYKKGLGTHAHSILEIKVGGAERFKALAGINDEVIGNDAEVRFVVLVDGEKVFTSRKVKENEKPVEIDISLKDADKMALVVEPAGSMNFDHADWADAHFMVSGKKPETIGRPEEEPYILTPAPPKRPLINSPKVFGVRPGSPVLYHVAATGKRPIKFTAYKLPKGLTLNSKTGDIRGSLKKEGTYEFTVAAENKFGRDSRKIRFEVGNTISLTPPLGWNSWNCWGCAVDADKIKDAADSMVESGLIKYGWQYINIDDCWMKEPGENARDEEGNILCNDKFPDMKGLVDYIHDKGLKAGTYISPGPWTCQKLEGSWEHEMQDAMQFAEWGFDYLKYDWCGYGSVAPKEKKLYDYKKPYIVMQECLNEAPRDIVYSLCQYGMADVWKWGAEVGGNCWRTTGDIRDTWGSVSNILNKQKPLYKYSGPGHWNDPDMLVVGEVGWGPNLHKSKLSPSEQYTHITMWSMLNSPLLIGCDMTKLDDFTLNLLCNREVLAVNQDPLGRQARVVSSENKCDVWFRELEGGDYAAAIVNMDYMQKQCEFDFAKAGLSGEIEVRDLWRQKNLGTYRGVISFNLPSHGCRMLKITEK, encoded by the coding sequence ATGAAAAAAACACTAATGTTTCTGCTTCTCTCAGCGGCAGTTTGTTTTGGAGGAAAGATTTTCCTCAGCGATCTGGACATTTCGAATACAAGACAAGGCTGGGGCGAACCAATGAAAGACAAGTCTGTTAACGGCAATCCAATCAAAATCAACGGAAAGACATACAAAAAAGGCCTCGGCACCCATGCCCACAGCATACTTGAGATAAAAGTGGGCGGAGCGGAAAGATTCAAGGCTCTTGCAGGCATTAATGATGAAGTTATAGGGAACGACGCTGAAGTTCGTTTTGTTGTGCTTGTTGACGGGGAAAAGGTTTTTACAAGCCGGAAAGTTAAAGAAAATGAAAAACCTGTGGAGATCGATATATCGCTGAAAGACGCTGATAAAATGGCTTTGGTGGTAGAGCCGGCTGGCTCAATGAACTTCGACCATGCAGACTGGGCGGATGCTCACTTTATGGTATCAGGCAAAAAGCCCGAAACAATCGGCAGGCCTGAAGAAGAGCCCTATATCCTTACCCCTGCCCCGCCGAAACGGCCTCTTATCAATTCTCCAAAGGTGTTCGGTGTTCGCCCGGGCTCGCCTGTGCTGTACCATGTTGCTGCAACAGGAAAAAGGCCCATTAAGTTTACTGCATACAAACTCCCCAAAGGCCTAACACTAAACAGTAAAACCGGCGATATTCGCGGCTCTCTCAAAAAAGAAGGGACTTATGAATTTACCGTTGCTGCTGAGAATAAATTCGGCAGGGATTCCCGCAAAATACGTTTCGAAGTTGGTAATACAATCAGCCTTACGCCCCCGCTCGGCTGGAATAGCTGGAATTGCTGGGGCTGCGCAGTAGATGCGGATAAGATCAAGGATGCCGCAGACAGTATGGTTGAATCAGGGCTGATCAAATACGGCTGGCAGTATATAAACATAGATGACTGCTGGATGAAAGAACCGGGCGAGAATGCCCGCGATGAGGAAGGAAACATCCTCTGCAACGACAAATTCCCCGATATGAAAGGCCTCGTGGACTACATACACGATAAAGGCCTCAAGGCTGGAACATATATCTCGCCGGGACCTTGGACATGCCAGAAGCTTGAGGGAAGCTGGGAGCACGAGATGCAGGATGCAATGCAGTTTGCTGAATGGGGCTTTGACTACCTCAAATACGACTGGTGCGGGTACGGCAGCGTAGCACCAAAGGAAAAGAAGCTCTACGACTACAAGAAGCCGTATATCGTTATGCAGGAATGCCTGAATGAGGCGCCCAGAGATATTGTTTACAGCCTCTGCCAGTACGGAATGGCTGATGTATGGAAGTGGGGAGCTGAAGTTGGCGGGAACTGCTGGCGAACTACAGGCGATATCAGAGATACTTGGGGCAGCGTTTCAAACATACTCAATAAACAGAAACCGCTCTATAAATATTCAGGCCCGGGGCACTGGAACGATCCGGATATGCTCGTTGTCGGCGAGGTCGGCTGGGGGCCGAATCTGCATAAATCAAAGCTCAGCCCGAGCGAACAGTACACACATATAACGATGTGGAGTATGCTCAATTCACCACTGCTTATCGGATGCGATATGACTAAGCTCGATGATTTCACGCTCAACCTGCTCTGCAACAGAGAGGTGCTTGCGGTAAATCAGGACCCGCTCGGCAGGCAGGCAAGAGTGGTAAGCTCTGAGAATAAATGCGATGTATGGTTCAGAGAGCTTGAGGGCGGAGATTACGCCGCTGCAATTGTTAATATGGACTATATGCAGAAGCAGTGCGAATTTGATTTTGCAAAGGCAGGACTCTCAGGCGAGATTGAAGTGCGCGACCTTTGGCGGCAGAAAAACCTCGGTACATACAGAGGAGTTATCTCATTCAATCTGCCTTCCCACGGCTGCAGAATGCTGAAAATTACTGAAAAGTAA
- the mutS gene encoding DNA mismatch repair protein MutS — MAANNKKLTPAMKQFHSFKEKYPDAVLFFRMGDFYETFYEDAKICSRVLGIALTSRGKDSSSPIPLAGIPYHAVDNYLKKIIEAGYKVAVCEQVEDPKEAKGVVKRDVVRVVTPGTITDDILLEAKEDNFLCAVHLGRKSAAIAYLDISTGKFCVQRLPEAELADEICRLSPRECITAERRGELFGDDAARIISEIKSRCDAVITERPGWYFEPNGAMRTLTKLFGTKNLEGFGIEEGSDIIPAAGAIIEYLNETQKTTLSHIRGIKVVERNCYLQIDQTSLRSLEILRTLRSEDRRGSLLWSIDKTRTGMGGRLFNAWMRMPLCDKQHIDRRLDAAGEFAADKDLLDSVTGQLKNFADLERIASRISTMRAGPKDFVMLADTLEKVGPIKETLGQCSSPLLQRIADGCDKMEEFADLLRRAINPECPSHTRDGGVVMEGFSEELDRLRSLSRDANSWLAEYQAQEAERIGIANLKVGFNKVFGYYIEVSNSMKEKVPEEYIRKQTIKNAERYITEKLKEFEQQILTARDRALELENRLFDDLRCEAVNYVERLQKLSDSIAAADCISSIAALSLQRGYVRPEITEDKSIQITEGRHPVIAENLGSEFVSNDLELGDESGDVMIITGPNMSGKSTYIRQTALLVIMAQMGCFIPAKEARIGVVDRIFTRVGASDELSRGQSTFMVEMTETANIVNNATDRSLVILDEVGRGTSTYDGLSIAWAVTEHIANHIGCRTLFATHYHELVELSELLRNVKNCNVAVREWMDDVVFLHKILPGATDKSYGIHVAKLAGLPERIVRRSKEILSDLENTFSKEAEGAQLSRNRTTDQEENLFSSRHRDVLNKLAETDVNNLTPIEAITLLSEVKKEISDFTD; from the coding sequence TTGGCTGCCAACAATAAAAAACTAACGCCTGCGATGAAGCAGTTTCACTCATTCAAAGAGAAGTATCCCGATGCGGTGCTTTTTTTTCGCATGGGCGATTTTTATGAAACGTTTTACGAAGATGCGAAGATCTGTTCTCGAGTTCTGGGTATAGCTCTCACCAGCCGAGGGAAAGACAGCAGCTCTCCCATCCCGCTTGCGGGCATACCGTATCACGCCGTTGACAACTACCTCAAGAAGATAATTGAAGCGGGGTATAAGGTTGCCGTTTGCGAGCAGGTAGAGGATCCGAAGGAGGCCAAGGGCGTTGTGAAGCGGGATGTGGTTCGCGTGGTAACGCCCGGAACGATTACCGATGATATCCTGCTCGAGGCGAAGGAGGACAACTTCCTCTGCGCCGTTCATCTGGGCAGGAAGTCTGCGGCGATAGCTTATTTGGATATCTCTACAGGCAAATTCTGTGTGCAGAGGCTGCCTGAGGCAGAGCTGGCCGACGAGATCTGCCGGCTTTCGCCGAGAGAATGCATTACAGCCGAGCGAAGGGGCGAGCTTTTTGGAGATGATGCCGCACGCATAATAAGCGAGATAAAATCCCGCTGCGATGCGGTTATCACGGAACGCCCGGGCTGGTATTTCGAGCCGAACGGTGCAATGAGAACGCTCACAAAGCTTTTCGGCACAAAAAACCTTGAGGGCTTCGGCATTGAGGAAGGCTCTGATATTATCCCAGCGGCAGGGGCAATTATCGAATATCTCAACGAAACCCAAAAGACCACCCTGAGCCATATCCGCGGGATAAAGGTTGTTGAGCGAAACTGCTACCTCCAGATAGACCAGACATCCCTTCGCAGCCTTGAAATCCTGCGCACTCTCCGCAGCGAAGATCGGCGCGGCTCGCTTTTGTGGAGCATTGATAAAACACGCACCGGCATGGGCGGGCGGCTTTTCAATGCGTGGATGAGGATGCCGCTTTGCGATAAGCAGCATATAGACAGAAGGCTTGATGCCGCCGGTGAGTTTGCGGCCGACAAAGACCTGCTCGATTCGGTTACCGGCCAGCTGAAAAACTTTGCCGACCTCGAGAGGATTGCCTCGCGAATCAGCACAATGCGGGCAGGGCCGAAGGATTTTGTAATGCTCGCAGATACGCTCGAGAAAGTCGGCCCGATAAAAGAAACGCTCGGGCAGTGCAGCAGCCCGCTTCTGCAGCGAATAGCCGATGGCTGCGATAAAATGGAAGAATTCGCCGATCTGCTCCGGCGGGCGATAAACCCCGAATGCCCCAGTCACACAAGAGACGGCGGCGTGGTGATGGAGGGCTTCAGCGAAGAGCTCGACAGGCTCCGCAGCCTCTCCCGCGATGCGAACAGCTGGCTGGCTGAGTATCAGGCTCAGGAGGCCGAGCGAATCGGAATTGCCAATCTGAAAGTGGGTTTTAATAAAGTCTTCGGATACTACATCGAGGTGAGCAACTCGATGAAGGAGAAAGTGCCCGAGGAGTATATAAGAAAGCAGACAATCAAAAACGCCGAGAGATACATCACCGAAAAGCTCAAGGAGTTTGAGCAGCAGATACTCACCGCAAGAGACCGTGCTCTTGAGCTTGAAAACCGGCTCTTTGATGACCTCCGCTGCGAGGCGGTGAATTATGTGGAAAGGCTTCAGAAGCTCTCCGATTCAATCGCCGCCGCAGACTGCATCAGCTCAATCGCCGCCCTTTCTTTGCAGAGGGGGTATGTGCGGCCTGAGATAACAGAAGACAAATCCATACAGATTACCGAAGGCAGGCATCCTGTGATAGCGGAGAATCTGGGCAGTGAGTTTGTATCCAACGATCTGGAGCTGGGCGACGAAAGCGGGGATGTGATGATAATCACCGGCCCTAATATGAGCGGTAAGAGCACTTATATCCGGCAGACGGCTCTTCTTGTTATCATGGCGCAGATGGGCTGCTTTATCCCTGCAAAGGAAGCGAGAATCGGCGTGGTTGACCGCATCTTTACCCGTGTTGGTGCATCCGATGAGCTCAGCAGAGGCCAGTCAACATTTATGGTAGAGATGACAGAGACGGCGAACATCGTGAACAACGCCACAGACCGCTCTCTTGTGATTCTCGATGAGGTGGGCCGAGGAACGAGCACTTACGATGGGCTCTCGATTGCATGGGCGGTAACAGAGCATATAGCAAACCATATCGGCTGCAGGACTCTTTTCGCAACGCACTATCACGAGCTTGTGGAGCTTTCTGAGCTGCTCAGGAACGTGAAAAACTGCAACGTGGCTGTGCGGGAGTGGATGGATGATGTGGTGTTTCTGCATAAGATTCTCCCCGGAGCCACGGACAAAAGCTACGGCATTCATGTTGCAAAGCTTGCAGGACTGCCGGAGAGGATCGTTAGAAGGAGCAAGGAAATACTCTCAGACCTTGAAAACACCTTTTCAAAAGAGGCAGAAGGGGCTCAGCTCAGCCGTAACAGAACCACAGACCAAGAGGAGAATCTCTTCTCCAGCAGGCACAGGGATGTTTTGAATAAGCTCGCTGAAACTGACGTTAATAACTTAACTCCCATTGAGGCTATCACCCTGCTCAGCGAGGTGAAGAAAGAGATCTCAGACTTCACCGATTAA
- a CDS encoding DNA adenine methylase has product MNYIGSKKSLLPFIETSVKQIIQDDCELFCDIFAGTGIVGSHFKKLGYSIIANDFQYYSYALNKHYIGNHKYLAFDGLAEIIPEIRQTETAERKEVVCRYLSNLPLVEGFIFNNYSLEGTKGKEFERNYYSSENAKKCDTIRLQIEEWRANAKITEGEYFFLLASLLENIDKHSNTASVYGAFLKKLKKSAQRTFELQPAELLINDREHKVYNKKVEDIISDLEVDVLYLDPPYNQRQYAPNYHMLETIAKYDYPAIKGKTGLRDYSEQKSDYCVRRKVKQAFSELIKNANARYIFLSYNNEGLMSSDEIREVMSAKGKYGCFTQDYNRYKADNGRVYSSNSTVEYLHYCICS; this is encoded by the coding sequence ATGAATTATATAGGTTCAAAAAAATCCCTGCTGCCTTTCATTGAAACGTCTGTAAAGCAAATCATACAAGATGATTGCGAGCTATTCTGCGATATTTTCGCAGGTACCGGAATTGTTGGCTCGCATTTCAAAAAGCTTGGCTATTCGATTATTGCTAACGACTTTCAGTATTATTCTTATGCACTGAATAAACATTATATCGGAAACCATAAATATCTTGCCTTTGATGGACTTGCAGAGATTATTCCGGAAATCCGGCAAACAGAAACTGCCGAAAGAAAGGAAGTTGTATGCAGATATCTTTCAAATCTGCCTTTGGTTGAGGGCTTTATATTCAATAATTATTCTCTTGAAGGAACAAAAGGCAAGGAGTTTGAAAGAAATTACTATTCAAGCGAAAACGCAAAGAAATGCGATACCATCAGGCTCCAGATAGAAGAATGGAGAGCGAACGCCAAAATTACAGAAGGCGAATATTTCTTTCTCTTAGCTTCTCTTTTGGAAAATATCGACAAACACTCAAATACTGCTTCGGTTTACGGGGCATTCCTCAAAAAACTGAAAAAATCTGCTCAAAGAACCTTTGAGCTTCAGCCTGCTGAGCTGCTGATAAATGACAGGGAGCATAAGGTTTATAACAAAAAAGTTGAAGATATAATATCTGACCTGGAAGTTGATGTTCTTTATCTCGACCCGCCTTATAATCAAAGGCAGTATGCCCCGAACTATCACATGCTGGAAACTATAGCAAAATATGATTATCCAGCAATAAAGGGCAAAACTGGGCTGAGGGATTACAGTGAACAAAAATCAGATTACTGCGTGCGTAGAAAAGTTAAGCAGGCTTTCAGCGAACTGATTAAAAATGCAAACGCAAGATATATATTCTTAAGCTACAACAATGAAGGTCTTATGAGCAGTGATGAGATAAGAGAGGTTATGTCTGCTAAAGGCAAATACGGCTGCTTCACTCAAGATTATAATCGATACAAGGCCGATAACGGAAGAGTTTATTCTTCAAATTCCACAGTGGAATACTTGCATTACTGCATTTGCAGTTGA